A single window of Alkalispirochaeta americana DNA harbors:
- the proB gene encoding glutamate 5-kinase, producing the protein MRNFEGLRRVVVKVGTNVLTLNDRIDRAYIEELAQQIAALRSAGREVCLVSSGAIGLGARELGITGRVQDVVLRQACAAVGQPLLMQVYRESFSRQGVPIAQVLLTREVLNDRTSYVQMRNAVERLLELGVLPVFNENDSVAVAEISRAFGDNDQLSALIASKVDAELLVLLSDVPGYYSADPRTSPEAELISRVESVTPVMIAAAGRAGSSLGTGGMATKLRAVQIAAEGGCRVILAHGREERVLARILEGEEVGTVFGARRRLKNRSRWLLHSAPRGKIIVDSGAMKAIRNHNSLLPSGIVAVEGSFEAGSVVMVNEGVKIVSSFSSSELEALAGKHTSEAGEILATGRSRRIIARPEDMVFFEDDQDMSRISPEEAR; encoded by the coding sequence ATGCGTAATTTTGAGGGGCTTCGCCGGGTTGTGGTGAAGGTTGGTACCAATGTTCTCACCCTGAATGACCGGATAGACCGGGCGTACATTGAGGAACTGGCTCAACAGATCGCCGCACTTCGCTCGGCGGGACGTGAGGTCTGCCTGGTCTCCTCCGGAGCGATCGGGTTGGGGGCCAGGGAACTGGGGATCACCGGACGTGTTCAGGATGTAGTGCTCCGGCAGGCCTGCGCGGCCGTGGGGCAACCTTTGCTGATGCAGGTCTATCGCGAGAGTTTTTCCCGCCAGGGTGTGCCAATCGCCCAGGTCCTGCTGACCCGGGAGGTTCTGAACGACCGGACGAGCTACGTTCAGATGCGAAATGCTGTGGAACGCCTTCTGGAACTGGGAGTGTTGCCCGTTTTCAATGAAAACGACAGCGTGGCCGTGGCTGAAATATCTCGGGCCTTTGGAGATAACGATCAACTCAGCGCACTTATCGCCAGCAAGGTCGACGCCGAGCTTCTGGTTCTTCTGAGCGACGTTCCGGGCTACTACTCGGCCGATCCCCGAACCAGCCCCGAGGCGGAGCTGATCTCCCGGGTAGAGTCGGTGACACCTGTCATGATCGCCGCCGCCGGGAGGGCCGGGTCATCGCTGGGCACAGGAGGGATGGCCACCAAGTTGCGAGCTGTCCAGATCGCTGCCGAGGGAGGGTGCCGCGTGATCCTTGCTCATGGTCGGGAGGAGCGTGTTCTGGCACGAATCCTCGAGGGGGAAGAGGTCGGAACCGTCTTTGGCGCTCGTCGAAGGCTGAAGAACCGCTCCCGCTGGCTTCTCCACAGCGCACCCCGGGGAAAAATCATCGTCGATTCCGGGGCCATGAAGGCGATCAGAAACCACAACAGCCTCCTTCCCTCGGGGATCGTCGCTGTGGAAGGATCCTTTGAGGCTGGTTCGGTGGTGATGGTAAATGAGGGAGTGAAGATCGTTTCGTCTTTTTCAAGTAGCGAGCTTGAGGCGCTGGCCGGAAAGCACACCTCCGAGGCTGGAGAGATTCTTGCAACGGGCCGCTCCCGGCGCATCATCGCCCGTCCCGAGGATATGGTCTTCTTTGAGGACGATCAGGATATGTCGAGGATTTCCCCGGAGGAGGCCAGGTAG
- a CDS encoding glutamate-5-semialdehyde dehydrogenase: MSRSTVEDRARGVRGAARVLAACSGRVRDAALKEVARALEAADRQIESANQVDCARAREANLADPLQRRLSFGPEKRRQALEGLRSVTALPDPVGTVLERRELDQGLLLTRRTTPIGVIAMIFESRPDALIQIASLALKSGNGVILKGGSEALESNRVLARIIHDAAVSAGIPPGWLALIETRQDVGELLRLDGWIDLIIPRGSNDFVRFIMDNTRIPVLGHADGVCHVYLDRSADPAVARAVTVDAKTQYEAVCNAAETLLIHQDELSRLLPDVARALQDQGVALRGCPRTREVLPGIEAASDEDWAAEYLDKILAVRVVDSLQEAVDHINTWGSGHTDAIVTTDEDRARRFIAEVDSASVMWNASTRFADGFRYGLGAEVGVSTTRIHARGPVGVEGLLSSKWILAGAGHIVADYASGVRSFTHRELPLRESSCSGEDDA, encoded by the coding sequence ATGAGCAGATCCACCGTAGAAGATCGGGCCCGAGGGGTTCGGGGGGCAGCCCGGGTGCTGGCAGCTTGCTCCGGTCGGGTCCGGGATGCCGCGCTGAAAGAGGTTGCCCGGGCCCTGGAGGCGGCCGATCGGCAGATAGAATCGGCCAACCAGGTTGATTGTGCCCGGGCCCGCGAAGCGAATCTGGCTGATCCCCTGCAACGCCGGTTGAGTTTTGGTCCCGAGAAGCGACGCCAGGCCCTGGAAGGCCTTCGTTCGGTGACAGCTCTTCCCGATCCGGTGGGAACCGTCCTGGAACGCCGCGAGCTTGACCAGGGGCTTCTTCTCACGCGCAGGACAACGCCCATCGGGGTGATCGCCATGATCTTCGAATCCAGGCCCGATGCACTTATCCAGATCGCTTCCCTGGCGCTGAAAAGCGGCAACGGGGTGATTCTCAAGGGTGGTTCCGAGGCCCTGGAAAGCAATCGTGTCCTGGCCAGGATTATTCACGATGCCGCCGTCTCGGCAGGAATCCCCCCGGGATGGCTGGCCCTGATCGAGACTCGTCAGGATGTGGGGGAATTGCTTCGGCTCGATGGCTGGATCGATCTGATTATCCCTCGAGGCTCCAACGACTTTGTCCGGTTCATTATGGACAATACCCGAATACCCGTGCTGGGCCACGCTGATGGAGTGTGCCATGTCTATCTGGACCGCAGTGCCGATCCGGCCGTGGCTCGGGCTGTGACGGTGGACGCCAAGACCCAGTACGAGGCGGTCTGCAACGCCGCCGAGACGCTTCTGATTCATCAGGATGAGCTCTCCCGGCTCTTGCCTGACGTGGCCCGGGCGTTGCAGGATCAGGGCGTGGCCTTGCGGGGATGTCCCCGTACCCGGGAGGTTCTCCCGGGGATCGAGGCTGCCTCCGATGAGGATTGGGCTGCGGAGTATCTGGACAAGATTCTGGCGGTCCGGGTCGTCGATTCTCTTCAGGAAGCGGTGGATCACATTAATACCTGGGGTAGCGGTCATACCGATGCCATCGTCACCACCGACGAGGACCGGGCCCGGCGGTTTATCGCCGAGGTTGATTCAGCCTCGGTCATGTGGAACGCCAGCACCCGCTTTGCCGATGGTTTTCGCTACGGTTTGGGTGCAGAAGTGGGAGTCAGTACTACCCGCATTCATGCCCGGGGACCCGTGGGAGTGGAGGGCCTTTTAAGTTCCAAATGGATTCTTGCCGGGGCAGGCCACATTGTGGCCGATTACGCTTCGGGGGTGCGGTCTTTTACTCACCGGGAGCTTCCGCTTCGGGAGAGTTCCTGTTCCGGGGAGGACGATGCGTAA
- a CDS encoding 3-deoxy-7-phosphoheptulonate synthase: protein MPKISDIHVTAESPLLAPAELKRRLPISDACAETVLRSRREITDILEGRDPRMVAVVGPCSIHDGRSAIDYARKIRVLQEELSDVLLLVMRVYFEKPRTALGWRGLILDPNLDGSYDIDQGLHTAREILLAVTAMGVPAGSEMLDPIVPQYIDDLVSWASIGARTIESQTHREMASGLSMPVGFKNGTDGSIETALNAMISSLRPHSFIGIDQEGSTAVIHTTGNRAVHVILRGGRGGPNYQSWDIVRVEELLRSMDLPLNILVDCSHGNSEKDPRRQTKVLSSILDQRLGGRRSITGFMLESNLVAGRQDLAGDPSRLVYGQSITDACIGWDETVGLLREAAGRLRNDTGPGDALHTRGGGAK, encoded by the coding sequence ATGCCGAAGATCAGTGATATACATGTAACTGCCGAGTCGCCTCTGCTGGCACCGGCTGAACTCAAGAGGCGCCTGCCTATCAGCGATGCCTGCGCCGAGACGGTCCTGAGAAGCCGCCGGGAGATCACCGATATCCTGGAGGGCCGTGACCCCCGGATGGTGGCGGTAGTGGGGCCCTGCTCGATCCACGACGGTCGCTCTGCCATCGACTATGCCCGGAAGATCAGGGTCCTTCAGGAAGAGCTCTCCGATGTCCTGCTCCTGGTGATGAGGGTCTACTTCGAGAAACCCCGCACTGCCCTGGGGTGGCGGGGACTTATTCTGGACCCCAATCTGGACGGTAGTTACGATATCGATCAGGGGCTTCATACAGCCCGGGAGATTCTTCTGGCGGTCACCGCCATGGGAGTTCCCGCCGGTAGCGAGATGCTGGATCCGATCGTTCCCCAGTACATCGATGATCTGGTCTCCTGGGCCTCCATCGGAGCCCGCACGATCGAAAGCCAGACGCACCGTGAGATGGCCAGTGGTCTCTCCATGCCTGTGGGGTTTAAAAACGGCACCGATGGAAGTATCGAGACTGCCCTGAACGCCATGATCAGCTCTCTCCGGCCCCACAGCTTTATCGGGATCGATCAGGAAGGCAGCACCGCCGTGATTCATACCACCGGCAACAGAGCCGTCCACGTTATCCTTCGGGGAGGGCGGGGCGGCCCCAACTATCAGAGCTGGGATATTGTGCGGGTCGAGGAGCTTCTGCGTTCCATGGATCTGCCCTTGAACATCCTGGTGGATTGCAGCCACGGAAACAGCGAAAAAGACCCCCGGCGGCAGACAAAGGTTCTCTCGTCGATCCTGGATCAGCGGCTTGGGGGAAGGCGATCTATCACGGGGTTCATGCTGGAGAGCAACCTTGTGGCCGGGCGTCAGGATCTTGCAGGAGATCCATCCCGGCTTGTCTATGGCCAGTCCATTACCGATGCCTGCATCGGCTGGGACGAGACGGTGGGGCTTCTCAGGGAGGCTGCCGGGCGGTTACGCAACGATACCGGCCCGGGTGATGCCCTGCACACACGGGGGGGAGGTGCGAAATGA
- a CDS encoding dihydroneopterin aldolase — MRGTTGFRDQEVSCIIGVRPAERQAEQPLVVDLAMEYDFSRAAARDDLADAVDYSAVARLVADHLRESRYGLLEAAAVGVASLITTSYPVVRRVIVELRKPRAMSGSAVSYVRFDTAQE, encoded by the coding sequence ATGCGCGGAACAACGGGCTTTCGGGACCAGGAGGTCTCCTGCATCATCGGCGTTCGCCCTGCCGAGCGCCAGGCCGAGCAACCCCTGGTGGTCGATCTTGCAATGGAGTATGATTTCTCCCGCGCTGCCGCTCGCGACGATCTGGCCGATGCGGTGGACTATTCGGCGGTGGCGCGTCTTGTCGCGGACCATCTGCGGGAAAGTCGCTACGGTTTGCTCGAGGCTGCGGCAGTTGGGGTTGCCTCGCTGATTACAACTTCGTATCCTGTAGTGAGACGGGTCATTGTGGAGCTCCGCAAGCCCCGGGCGATGTCCGGTTCGGCGGTTAGTTATGTTCGGTTTGATACGGCGCAGGAATAA